One Megalops cyprinoides isolate fMegCyp1 chromosome 4, fMegCyp1.pri, whole genome shotgun sequence genomic window carries:
- the acsl2 gene encoding long-chain-fatty-acid--CoA ligase 1, producing MQLQEWLRSLRSGGGVRLPEADELRSLLPSLPSSSSFSLSSLSLSPSSLLGLGALASLTAYWLVTRPRPIRPPCDLHAQSIPVQGDASCRRSALLKDDSLLEFYYEDTRTAYDMFQRGLRVAGDGPCLGFRKPGEPYQWISYTEVAEQAQVLGSGLLAKGCQPNPRQFVGIFAQNRPEWVIAELACYTFSMAVVPLYDTLGLEAMVHILNLAEISLVICDREEKAESLLGNKEKGVTPTLSCLVLFNPFSPALVERGKNCGVEILQLAQIMELGRQNLKDPVPPKPEDLAVVCFTSGTTGKPKGAMITHGNIASNTSSVIKILEGSFVIRQEDVSISYLPLAHMFERMIQVSMFCHGARVGFYQGDISLLMDDIKTLRPTFFPVVPRLLNRIYDKIVGSVTSPLRRAVLHYAVRRKQAELSSGVVRNNSLWDRLVFNKIQASLGGNLRFILTASAPISPTVLSFLRATLGCLIFEGYGQTECTAGCTFSMPGDWTAGHVGAPLPCAMVKLADIPDMNYYAKNGEGEICIRGHSVFRGYLRDEERTAEALDSEGWLHSGDVGQWLPNGTLRIIDRKKHIFKLSQGEYIAPEKIENVYTRCVPVLQVFVHGDSLQSHLIGIVVPDPEVFTDWAKERGIVGAYEELCQNPDVKKAVLEDMIAVGKEAGLKSFEQVKDLYLHPEVFSVSNGLLTPTLKSRRVDIRRVFQEQISQMYSKTPV from the exons ATGCAGCTCCAGGAGTGGTTGCGGTCCCTTCGCTCCGGCGGGGGGGTGCGGCTGCCGGAAGCGGACGAGCTCCGGAgcctcctcccttctctcccctcctcctcctccttctcgctgtcctccctgtccctgtccccctcctccctgctgggACTGGGCGCTCTGGCCTCCCTCACCGCCTACTGGCTGGTGACCCGCCCCCGACCCATCCGGCCGCCCTGTGACCTGCATGCCCAGTCCATACCTGTACAG GGAGATGCCAGCTGCAGGCGATCTGCTCTGCTGAAAGATGACAGTCTGCTGGAGTTTTACTATGAGGACACGAGAACAGCCTACGACATGTTCCAGAGGGGCCTGAGAGTGGCAG GGGACGGTCCATGTCTGGGCTTCAGGAAGCCAGGGGAGCCGTACCAGTGGATCTCTTACACTGAG GTAGCCGAACAGGCTCAAGTCCTGGGCTCCGGGCTGCTGGCGAAAGGTTGCCAGCCCAACCCTCGGCAGTTTGTCGGGATCTTTGCACAGAACAGGCCGGAG TGGGTCATTGCAGAGCTGGCCTGTTACACCTTCTCCATGGCAGTAGTGCCACTTTATGATACACTGGGCCTGGAAGCCATGGTGCACATCCTCAACCTGG CGGAGATCTCGCTGGTGATCTGTGACCGGGAAGAGAAAGCAGAGTCGCTGCTGGGCAATAAGGAGAAAGGTGTGACCCCCACACTCTCCTGCTTGGTTCTCTTTAATCCCTTCAGCCCCGCCCtggtggagagggggaagaaCTGCGGTGTCGAGATACTGCAGCTGGCCCAGATCATG GAGCTTGGGCGACAGAATCTCAAGGATCCTGTG ccacCAAAACCAGAGGACCTGGCGGTTGTGTGCTTCACCAGTGGGACAACAG gaaAGCCCAAGGGAGCCATGATCACCCACGGCAACATTGCATCCAATACCTCCTCTGTCATCAAGATCCTGGAG GGGTCCTTCGTTATCCGGCAAGAGGACGTGTCGATCTCCTACCTGCCTCTCGCCCACATGTTTGAGCGCATGATCCAG GTGTCCATGTTCTGTCACGGTGCCAGGGTGGGCTTCTACCAGGGGGACATCTCCCTGCTGATGGATGACATCAAGACCCTGAGGCCCACTTTCTTCCCTGTGGTTCCCCGACTGCTAAACCGCATCTACGACAAG ATCGTGGGCTCAGTGACCTCTCCTCTGCGGAGAGCGGTGCTGCATTACGCAGTCAGAAGGAAGCAGGCAGAACTCAGCAGTGGTGTGGTGCGTAACAACAGTCTGTGGGACCGTCTGGTGTTCAACAAGATTCAG GCCAGTCTAGGAGGGAATTTGAGGTTCATTCTGACCGCCTCTGCTCCCATCTCCCCCACCGTGCTCTCCTTCCTCCGGGCCACTCTCGGCTGTCTG atCTTTGAGGGGTACGGGCAGACGGAATGTACTGCGGGCTGTACGTTCTCCATGCCAGGGGACTGGACCGCAG gtcATGTTGGTGCTCCCCTGCCCTGTGCCATGGTCAAGCTGGCCGACATCCCGGACATGAACTACTACGCTaagaatggagagggagag ATCTGTATTCGGGGCCACAGTGTCTTTCGGGGGTACCTGCGGGATGAGGAGAGGACAGCAGAGGCGCTGGACAGCGAGGGCTGGTTGCATAGCGGGGACGTGGGACAGTGGCTACCG AACGGAACTCTGCGCATCATCGACCGGAAAAAGCACATCTTCAAACTGTCCCAGGGCGAGTACATCGCCCCCGAGAAGATCGAGAACGTTTACACCCGCTGCGTTCCTGTGCTGCAGGTCTTTGTTCACGGAGACAGCCTGCAG TCTCACCTGATCGGCATCGTCGTGCCTGACCCCGAAGTGTTCACAGACTGGGCCAAAgagaggggcattgtgggagcGTACGAAGAGCTCTGCCAGAATCCA GATGTGAAGAAGGCTGTGCTAGAGGACATGATAGCTGTGGGGAAGGAGGCAGGACTGAAGTCATTTGAGCAG GTTAAGGATCTGTACCTTCACCCTGAGGTGTTCAGTGTGAGCAATGGCCTGCTCACCCCCACACTGAAAAGCCGCCGTGTGGACATCCGCAGAGTCTTCCAGGAGCAGATCTCACAAATGTACAGCAAGACTCCTGTCTAG